In Papaver somniferum cultivar HN1 unplaced genomic scaffold, ASM357369v1 unplaced-scaffold_135, whole genome shotgun sequence, one DNA window encodes the following:
- the LOC113334206 gene encoding 60S ribosomal protein L4-like yields the protein MAAAAVRPLVTVQSLEGDMATDGGSTVAFPAVMTASIRTDIIRYIHALISKNARQPYAVSREAGHQTSAVSWGTGRAVSRISRVSGSGTHRAGQGAFGNMCRGGRMFAPTRIWRRWHRKVNVNEKRYAVVSALAASAVPSIVLARGHTIEGVPELPLVVNDSIEGVEKTNAAIKVLKQLGAYADVEKVKDSEKIRPGKGKMRNRRYVSKKGPLIVYGTEGSKIAKAFRNIPGIEIANIERLNLLKLAPGGHPGRFVIWTKSAFEKLDSIYGSFEKASDKKKGYVLPRSKMVNADLARVINSDEIQSVVRPIKKDAKRAPMKKNPLKKNLNTMFRLNPYAKTARRMALLAEAQRVKAKKEKLEKKRTNITKEESAAIRAAGKAWYQTMISDSDYTEFDVFQKWLGVSQ from the exons ATGGCAGCCGCGGCGGTGAGACCTCTGGTTACAGTCCAATCCCTAGAAGGAGACATGGCTACTGATGGTGGAAGCACCGTTGCCTTTCCAGCTGTGATGACAGCTTCAATCAGAACTGATATCATCAGATATATTCACGCCCTCATCTCGAAGAACGCCAGACAGCCATACGCTGTTAGCAGAGAAGCTGGTCATCAAACATCTGCAGTATCATGGGGTACCGGTCGTGCCGTTTCTCGTATCTCTAGGGTTTCCGGCAGTGGTACTCACCGTGCCGGTCAAGGAGCTTTCGGAAACATGTGCAGAGGTGGAAGGATGTTCGCACCAACACGAATCTGGAGAAGGTGGCATCGTAAGGTTAACGTGAATGAGAAAAGGTATGCTGTTGTTTCGGCTTTGGCTGCATCTGCTGTTCCTTCGATTGTTTTAGCTCGTGGTCATACTATTGAAGGTGTTCCTGAACTTCCTTTAGTTGTTAATGATTCGATTGAAGGTGTTGAGAAAACTAATGCTGCTATTAAGGTTTTGAAACAACTTGGTGCTTATGCTGACGTTGAAAAGGTGAAGGATAGTGAGAAGATCAGGCCAGGGAAAGGTAAAATGAGGAACAGGCGTTATGTGTCGAAGAAAGGTCCTTTGATTGTTTACGGTACCGAGGGATCTAAGATTGCGAAAGCTTTCAGAAACATTCCTGGTATTGAGATTGCTAATATTGAGAGGCTTAATTTGTTGAAACTTGCTCCTGGTGGTCATCCTGGTAGATTTGTTATCTGGACTAAGTCGGCGTTTGAGAAGTTGGATTCGATCTATGGTTCGTTTGAGAAAGCTAGTGATAAGAAGAAAGGATATGTGTTGCCTAGATCTAAAATGGTTAATGCTGATCTTGCTAGGGTTATTAATTCTGATGAGATTCAATCTGTTGTTAGACCTATTAAGAAAGATGCTAAGAGAGCACCAATGAAGAAGAATCCTTTGAAGAAGAATTTGAATACCATGTTTAGATTGAACCCGTATGCTAAGACTGCTAGGAGGATGGCTCTTCTGGCCGAAGCTCAACGTGTTAAGGCTAAGAAGGAGAAGCTCGAGAAGAAACGAACCAACATTACAAAG GAGGAGTCGGCTGCTATCAGGGCTGCAGGAAAGGCGTGGTACCAAACTATGATCTCAGACAGCGATTACACAGAGTTCGATGTCTTCCAGAAGTGGCTCGGTGTCTCCCAGTGA